The stretch of DNA CATTTCTGCTGCGCCGGTTAGCAGCGCAGTGGCCAGGTCTGAGAGCGCCACGAGGAATTTCGTCGTCATGCGCTTCACCCAACCACCCCTTCAGAGCCTGTTTCTGCCCGGCATCTGTTCGCCGGGAGACCTAGGAATCCGCTTCGCTTGGGACGAGATGATGGACAGGTACTCTTTCGAAAGAGGAAGCCCGGGCGTCGTCACCCATCGCCTGAGGACACCAAGGGGGAAGCCTCGGGCGAAACCTTCGGTTGTCCAGGTGCACGCCGGCCCCCAGCGACAGTCCTGACCACCACGAGAGCAGCCAAACGATCGCATCGCCCAACGGCCTGGTGTCACTCCCCTCAGTGACCGGCACAAGGTAGCCGATGTGAGGTCGCGATTTCAAGGACAACTCTCGCGAACTCTCACCACGCGGCGAGGTCGCGCCGCTACCCTGAGAGAGCACGTGTGGACGGGTGCCGGGCTCGCTGCTCGGACTCACCGAAGAGAACGGGCCACGCTGCATGGCGAGACGGCATTTGAACCGAAGCTCGGGCGTCGACGCGGCGCTCTGAAGCGTCGCGGTGGGAGTTGCGCTTGGCGCTGAACGTACATGAGCTCGAAGAGACGATAAGCCGGCTCGAATCTGTCGACGCCGTTCGCATCGTCGTGCAGGGCTCGGACGTGACCGAAGTACATGTGCTGGCGGCGACGACCAAACCCCCAAAGCAGGTGGTACGCGACGTCCAATCGGTCGCCATGGCTCGTTACGGGACCGCCATCGACCGCCGCGTGATCTCCGTCGTCCAACTCGACGGTGGCACCGCGACCGCCAAGGTGTCTCCGGAGCGCCCGGCGCTCGTCAAGGTCGTCGAGGAGCCCCAGGGCTCGCGAACCAGCGTCAATGTCGTGCTCGCATATCAGGGAGTGGAGCACACCGGATCGGCGATCGGGCCGGCGGCGACGGCAGCGAGACTGCGAGTGGTCGGGGAGGCGACCCTCGATGCACTCGACAGGATCCACCTCGGCGCACCGCCCCTCTCTCTCGACGCCATCGGCACTGCCACTGTCGGTATGAGGACCGTGGTGATCGCCGTGATCGTCAGCTCGACGCATCGCGGAGAGGAGATCGCCGTCGGCTCGGCGCTCGCCAACGGCGACCCATCGGAAGCCGGCGTCAAGGCGGTGCTCGACGGGCTCAACAGGCGGCTGCCCGAGTTCATCGAGTGAGACGGGAGCCCGACTCCCCGCCAAGGTCGACGACGAATCTCGGCACAGAGCGAAGGTCGGCCACCACGCCGGTCGCCGTGACGACGCACTCGCTCGCCAGCCAGGCCGCCGTCGACCTCATGCAGGCAGGCGGTTCGGCCGTCGACGCCATGATCGCCGCCAACGCGGTCGTTGCCGTGACGCTGCCGGACACCTGTGGGCCGGGCGGCGACCTCTTCGCCCTCGTTCACGAACCAGGCGACCCGGCTCCTGCCGTGCTGAACGCTTCCGGGCGCGCCGGTGCGCTCGTCGACCCGGCGGTGATGCGGGAGCGCTACGGCGAGGACATGCCGTTGCGGTCACCGGAGACGGTCACCGTTCCGGGATGCGTCGACGGGTGGGCCGCTCTCAGCGAACGGTACGGCGCCGTCACTCTCGCGGAGGCGCTCGCACCAGCCATCGACCTCGCCAGGGAGGGGTTCGAGGTCTCGCCGGAGCTGGCGGTGTCCCTGGAGCGAATCCGAGCCCTGATCGGTGACCAGCCGGCCGCCGCGGCCATCTACCCGGGCGGCGAGCCACCGGCGGCGGGAACCGTCCTCCGGAGGCCCCGACTCGCCGACACTCTGGAAGCCGTCGCCACCGGTGGGCGGGAAGCCTTCTACGGCGGCGAGGCAGGGGCAGGGATCGTCGCCGCCACCGGGGGGAAGGTCACCGAGGACGACCTGGCGCGAGTGCAAGCCGAGTGGGTCGAGCCGCTCGGCTCCCGCGTGTTCGGCCGCGATGCTTGGACGGTGCCGCCGAGCAGCCAGGGGTACATCACCCTCGCCGCCGCGAGCATCTTCGAGCGGATCGGCCCGCCGCGCGACCCTGAGGACCCGGCATTCGTCCACGCCGCCATCGAGGCCTACCGGGCCGTCGCCTGGGAGCGAGACGACGTGCTCGCCGATCCCGACTTCATGGATAGAGAGCCCGCGACGCTGCTCGACCCCGACGAGCTGCGCCGGCGCGCGGAACGCATCTCGGGGGGATCCCCGGCACAGTGGCCACCCCCGCCGTGGCGTCCCGGCGGCACCGCCTTCTTCTGCGCATGGGACGGACGTGGGATGGGCGTCTCGCTGATCCAGTCGAACTTCCACGGGATCGGCTCCGGATTGTCGGCCGGCGACACCGGGGTGTTCCTCCACAACCGCGGTGCCGGCTTCAACCTGCGCCCCGGGCATCCGAACGAGCTGCAGCCGGGGCGCCGTCCCGTCCACACCCTTTCGCCGACGCTCTGGACGACCGACGGGAGCCTCCGTCTCCTGCTCGGGACACGCGGCGGGCAGTTCCAGCCCCAGCTGCTCCTGCAGGTGGTGTCCCACCTCTACTGGACGGGTGCGTCGCTGCGCGATTCCCAACACCGCCCACGATGGGAGGTCTCCGGTTGGGAGAAGTCATCGCAGCACCACCGGGTCCACCTCGAGAGCCGACACTCCGATCGGATCGAGGACGGGCTGTTGCTGCGCGGCCACGACGTCGTCAGGGCAGGGCCGTGGGAGACGGGATGGGGCCCGGTAGCGGCCATCGAGGTGAACGGGAGCCTCGTCGAAGGTGCAGCAGATCCAAGGGTGTCCACGAGCGCTGCGATGGCGGCTGCCGTCTGAGCGGCGT from Acidimicrobiia bacterium encodes:
- a CDS encoding gamma-glutamyltransferase, with product MTTHSLASQAAVDLMQAGGSAVDAMIAANAVVAVTLPDTCGPGGDLFALVHEPGDPAPAVLNASGRAGALVDPAVMRERYGEDMPLRSPETVTVPGCVDGWAALSERYGAVTLAEALAPAIDLAREGFEVSPELAVSLERIRALIGDQPAAAAIYPGGEPPAAGTVLRRPRLADTLEAVATGGREAFYGGEAGAGIVAATGGKVTEDDLARVQAEWVEPLGSRVFGRDAWTVPPSSQGYITLAAASIFERIGPPRDPEDPAFVHAAIEAYRAVAWERDDVLADPDFMDREPATLLDPDELRRRAERISGGSPAQWPPPPWRPGGTAFFCAWDGRGMGVSLIQSNFHGIGSGLSAGDTGVFLHNRGAGFNLRPGHPNELQPGRRPVHTLSPTLWTTDGSLRLLLGTRGGQFQPQLLLQVVSHLYWTGASLRDSQHRPRWEVSGWEKSSQHHRVHLESRHSDRIEDGLLLRGHDVVRAGPWETGWGPVAAIEVNGSLVEGAADPRVSTSAAMAAAV